The Petrotoga olearia DSM 13574 genome contains the following window.
TGTGGTTGAAATATTGTTATTAATTTTCTTTTTGGAAAATTTTCTTTTGTTGCCTTTATAGTTGCTAAAATTTCGTCAGGTGTGTGGGCATAATCGTCTATTATTGATAGATTATCTTTATCGTAAAGTATGTTAAATCTTCTGCCAACTGAATTATATCCCATATAAGTTTCTTTTATTGTTTTAAAGTCAATCCCGGCTTCTAAAGAAAGTGCCGCTGAAGCTAGTGCGTCATAAGCGTAATGTAATCCTGGAAGATTTAAAGTGATATCTCCAATATGTGTATTTTTATAATGAAGTTCAAAAACTTGATATCCATTATATTGGCGTCTGTTTTTTATATTATAATCAGCATTTTCTCCTTGTCCGAAGTATAAAACTTTCCCTTCGTTAAACGACCATTTGGCAAGATGGATATCGTCTCCATTTAAAATAACAAGTTCTTTAGTTTTTCTTGCGAATTTATAAAGAGAACTTTCCAACTTTTCAAATTCATTGTCGTAGTGTTCTAAATGATCAGGTCTTAGATTATTTATGATAGAAAAGTCCGTTTCTGTTTCTTCTATAAAGCCATCACTCTCATCGACTTCCGCTATTACTATTCCATTTCCATATCTAAAGTTGCCATCTTCTAGTGAATCATGTATCCCACCTAAAAAAACTGTTGGATCTTTACCGGCATTTTTGAATATTTGGGAGATCATAGCGGTTGTGGTAGTTTTTCCATCTGTTCCAGTTATACCTATTGAGGTATGTTCTTTTAATATCGAGTTGAGTAATTGCATCCTGTTCAAAATAGTTATATTTCTTTTTTTTGCTTCTATAAGTTCTGGATTGGTATCTTTTATTGCCGTTGTTTTAATTAAAAAATCTATATCAGGAAGATCAGAGTCCTGTTTTAATTTGACTTTTATTCCTTTTTTTATTAAATATTCCACTCTTTCGTTCATTTCATTGTTCGATCCAAGCACGTTTTTTATACCATGTTTATAAGCAAGGTACAGAGCTAAGGAACTCATACCTATACCACCTATCCCCGAAAAGTAATACTTCATAGAAACCTCCTTTTGAAAATGCAAATACTATCTTTGGAAACTCTAAAACCTTTTGTTAGCGCCCCTTCGCCCCGCAGCCCACCCATAAGATATTATTAACTATACTTTCTGTTGCTTTATTTATCTTTGGCGTGTATATAAATTTTTCATTTTTTGGTTGAATTTGATTTAAAAAGTTGATCAAATCGTCAATTTCCAAATTTTCTTCATCAAAAACTATCACCTTTCCCTTTTTTTGGAGGGAAAGAGCGTTTTTAAGCTGATGATTTTCTGCTGCACCTTTCCAGGGTATCAAAATAGCGTGAAGATCATAGAACTGAATTTCCGCGAGAGTTGTTGCTCCTGCCCTTGATATCACTCCGTCAGAAACAGCCATTAATTCATATAATTTTTCTATATATTCAAAAGTAAAAACATTTTGAAATTGTTTGAACTTTTCTTGGTTTTTTGTTATGTGTATATAATTATTAACTTTTTCTTTTTTGTATACTCTGTACATTAATTCATCTATTTCGTTTGAACCTAGGCTTCCCCCAAAGACTAATATACATCTTTTGTTTAGATCATTTATTCCAAAATTTTGCAAGTAAGTTCGAGGTATTTCTCTTTCAGGAGTTCTTACAGGGTTTCCTGTGAGAATAAATTTATCATTTAACTTGGTCTCTTCGTAACTTACAAAAACTTTTTTTGCCCATCTAGCTAGTACTTTGTTTGATATCCCAAGTATTGAATTTTGCTCATGCAAGTAAAAAGGAATATTTTGTTTTTTTAAAGCTAAACCCACGGGAACGGTCACGTACCCACCTGTTAGAAACCCAAAAGTAGGTTTGAATTCTTTTATTATTTTTTCAACTTTATTGGTGTCCTTTAATACTTCAAAGGCTCTGTTAATATTTTTAAGGTTGTATAAGGGCCTTTCTAGACCTTTAGTATTTAAAGGAACCAACTTCGCTTTTGGAAAATCAGTAGGTAGCTTTTTTTCTTCGATTCTTCCTTTTGTTGTAAAATATATTACTTCTAATTTATTATAATATTTATCTAGATATTTTATTACAGATAGAGCAGGGTAGTAATGGCCTCCTGTACCGCCTCCTGAAAAAACAACTTTTAACTCTTCATTCTTCCTCATCTGTTCTTGTCAACTCCGAATTATGATATATTAATCCCAAACCCCACCCTATGGAGGTTAATGTAACTATCATAGAAGAATTTCCATAGCTTACCAAGGGAAGAGTCACTCCTGTAACCGGCATCCATGGTACTCCTAAACCTACCAAAGTGTTTATAACAACTTGAATGAAGATCCATGAAGCTGTAGCTCCACAAAATATAAAAGTAGTGTGATCTTTTGTTAGATAGGCTAAGTACACAAGTTCATGAGATAGAAAGAAGAAAAGAGTTACAACCATCACTATCCCAAATTTTCCCCATTCTTCTCCTATAACGGATATAATAAAATCACTGTAAGATTCTGGTACATAGTATTTGAATTCACCCGCAAACGGACCAGTACCAATCAGCCCCCCATGTGTAATGGCATCTCTTGAACGTTGACTTTGAAAATCGTCAGAACTTGTCAATCTTGAAATCTGATAGGTTTGGAGCAGATCATCCATGAAGATGAAAACAACTGAGATGATAATCAACGTAAAAATAAAGAAAAATAACATAACTTTTTTATCTCTTATTCCCAAAAACATCGTTATTAATGTTACCATTGTTAATATAATAGAAGAACTGAGGTCTGGTTCCAAAAACACCAATAATATGCTGATTCCACAAACTAAAATAGGAAAAACCACATTAATTAGAAGATTTTTTTTATTTTGTATTTGAGTGTAATAAAAAGCCAAGAAAGCGGGAATAATAAGTTTTGCAAGTTCTGATGGTTGAAATTGGAAAGGTCCAATGTTCATCCATCTTTTTGCCCCAGCGATAGGTTGTGTGAACAAAACGATAACTAAAATAAGATTTAAAAATGTAAAAAGAGCAATCATAATATGCTTGTTTTTTGTAAAAGTATCACTGAGCATAAAAGCTGTTATCGCACCTAAAAAGCCAAGAATTAAAGCGATTATATAAGTTTGAAACTTTTGTTCTGGGTTTATCTCCTTGATGTCACTAATTGCAAAAAGAGAACTGTAGATGAATAATACACCTACAAATAGAGTGATACCCAATATTATTAAGTAAAAGATTAAATTTCGTTTTATCACCATACGTTGGGGGAGCACCCCCAAGCCCCCCTTTCACATGCTTTCAGGAGCATTTACTCCCAAAATAGACAAACCTCTTGCTATAACAATTTTTGTTGCCTGGCAGAGATTCAACCTGCCTTGAATAAGTTCATAATTTTCTGCGTTAAGAACAGAGAGGTTGTTGTAAAAATGATGGAATCTTGAGGCTACTCTTTCTAAATATTGGGTAAGCAAGTTAGGCTTGTTTTGAATTACAGCTTTTGTTAACACATCGGTAAATAAGGCTAACTCCCTCATTAGTAATTTTTCTTCGTTTTCTTTTAGATTTTCTAAGCCTAAAAATAATTCATATTCTATTCCTCTCTTTTGTGCTTCTTTAAATATGCTGCATATCCTTGCGTGAGCATATTGGACGTAATAAACAGGGTTTTCATTAGATTTTTTTATAGCCAGATCAATATCGAAATTTAATGTTGTATCTGGATCAACCATTGCAAAGAAGTACCTAACCGCATCTTTGCCGACATTTTGTATAAGGTCATCAAGAGTGAAGAATTCGCCGCTTCTTGTTGACATTTTTATAATTTCTTGACCCTTTTTTACATTTACAAACTGGTGTAAGATTATTTTTAAAAAATCTTCTGGTAATCCTAATGCTTTTATTGAAGCCATCATTCTTGGTATGTGACCATGGTGGTCAGAACCCATTATATCAATTACGCTGTCGAAACCCCGTAGGTACTTGTAATAATGGTAAGCGATGTCATCACAGAAATATGTGGGCATCGAATCTTTAGACCTTATCAATACCTTGTCGTTTTCATCTATCAAATCTGATACTTTAAACCATACAGCATCATCTTTTTCATACACGTAGCCTTTAGCTTTTAAATCGTTCAAGGTTTTTTCAACTATCTTATTTTTAAATAATAATTGTTCACTAAAGACCACATCAAAGTTCACGTTGATCTTTTCCAGTGTACTCAACATAGTTTTTAGCATATCTTCTAAGACTTCTTTTCTAAATATATCTTCGACTTCCTCATCCCATTTATCTTTAAATTTATCTCCATACTTGTTCAATACTTTTTTAGCCGTATCTATAAGATAATCTCCCCTGTAACCATCTTCAGGTATTTCATACTTTGAACCTAAAATTTCGTTGTATCTTACCCATAGGGAGTAGGAAAGAAGTTTTATTTGTCTGCCTGCATCGTTCAAATACATCTCCCTTTGAACAATGTATCCAGCTTGTTCATACATATTTGCCAAAACATCACCCATAACAGCTTGTCGTCCATGAGCAACTGTAATGGGGCCCGTGGGATTGATGCTTGCAAATTCAAACTGAATATTTTGACCCTTACCTATATCAAATTTTCCGTAAGTTTTTGGGTTGCTCAAAATTTTAGAACATATTCTTTGATAAATTTGGGGTGAAACAAAAAAATTTAAGAAACCTTTTACATTATCAACTTTTTCAAAAAAAGGAGATTTATCTAATTCTTCCTTTAAAATTTGGGCAATTTCTTGTGGCGATTTTCTCAACCTTTTAGTTAATAGGAATGCGATGTTGGATGAAAAATCTCCTAAATCGTCTTTTGGAGGAGTTTCAATGGTAAAATTATTTTCAAGTTCAGTAACACCTATATTTGATAAGGTTGCATCTATTTGTTCTTTTATTAGGTCGATTATTTCCATATATTATTTCCTCCCGTTTTCTCGTTTATTAATTATCTTTAGAAACTATAAAATCACTTTAGCGTCCCTTCACTGGACGGTACCCCAGCTTTTATCATATTTTTTAAATGCGATTTCTAGCATAAGTGAGTGTCCCTGGAATCTTCAATTTCTTTTCAACATATCTGAATATTTCTCCAAAAAATGTGACCAATACTAAATATATGAGGGCAGCAAAAAGGTAAACTTGAAAAAATTCAAAATTACGACTTGCTACAAACCTAGCTTGAGCCATTATTTCTGGTACTCCAACAATATAAGAAAGAGATGAATATTTCAAGAGATAAATAAATTCATTCGTCCAAGAAGGGATAAACCTTCTTAAAGCTTGGGGCAATATAATCAATCTAATGGCTTGCCATTTTGTCATTCCTATTGATAAAGATGCTTGCATTTGCCCAGAACTTATCGACTGAATAGCCCCTCTTAGATATTCTGCCTGATAAGCGGCGGAATTTAAAAAAAAGGCTATTATTGAAGCTAATAATGGCGAAAGCCTAATCCCAATAACAGGTAAACTATAATAAAGAATAAATAATTGAACAAGTAAAGGAGTACCTCTTATGATTTCGATAAATATGTAGCTTATGTAATAGAAAAATTTATTTCCATAGGTCTTTGCGACCGCTAGTAAAACACCTAAAAAGAATCCTATTACTACAGAAATTAAAGTTAAAAAAAGGGTAACCCAGATACCTTCCACCATATATACCCAAGAATTTTGAATAATTTCAACAAAGCTCATGAATTTTCTTCCTTTCCATACAACTGCGATAACTTATTCAAAAATTCCTTAGTTCTTTCTTTTTGAGGATTTTTGAACATCAATTCTGGAGGACCTTTTTCAACGATCACACCTTTTTCCATGAATATGATCTCATCAGCAACAGCCCTTGCGAATCCCATTTCATGTGTAACACAAACCATAGTCATACCACTTTTTGCAAGATCAATCATAACGTTCAGAACCTCTCCTATCAGCTCTGGATCCAAAGCCGAAGTAGGTTCATCAAATAGGATCAATTTTGGATTCATAGCCAAACATCTCGCAATCGCAACCCTTTGTTTTTGTCCACCAGAAAGTTGGGCAGGATAAAGTTCTGATTTGTCCTTCAATCCAACCCGTTCTAATTCTTTTAATGCAGTTTCGGTGGCTTGTGTTTTTTCAATTTTTTTTACTTTAGTCAACCCAATTCTAACGTTTTCAAGCACAGTTAAGTGATCGAATAAGTTGAAATGTTGAAATACAAAACCTATTTCTTGCCTAATTTTGTGAATATTCTTTGAAGATAATATTTCTTCCTCGTCCAGATATATTCTTCCGGAATCAGGTTCGACAAGTCTGTTTATGCACATTAAAAGCGTACTCTTCCCCGTCCCACTTGGGCCTATTATTACTTTGGTTTCACCTTTTCTTACTTCTAATGTTATTCCTTTCAGGATTTCTGTGTTGTTATAACTTTTATGAAGATCTTCTACCTTTAATATGATATCTTTATCTTCTCCCATTAATCAAACGCTCCTCGTTTCAAATCCGGGTATAATTAGCTTTTTTTCAATACTACCCAGTCCTCTACTTATACTAAAAGTTAGGATAAAATATATAACCCCACAAATTAGATAAACGATCAAAGGTCTGTTGGTTACAGATATAATGTAAGTGCCTTGCCTTAGTAGTTCCACCACACCCAAGGCATAAGCAACTGATGTATCTTTTAAAACTACCGATGCCTCATTGGTCCATCCTGATAATGCGATTCTTATTGCTTGAGGGAATATGATATAAAAAAAAGTCTGAATTTTGTTCATCCCTATGGAATAGGCAGCATCAAGCTGTCCTTTTGATATTGATGAAATTGCACCTCTAAAAATTTGTGATTGATAAGCTGAACTTATCAAACCTAAACCAATTATTGAGGCAATCATAGGATCTAATCTTATTCCTAAAGCAGGCAAACCGTAAAAAATCAAAAAGAGCATGACTATCAGAGGAATGCTCCTAAAAATTCGTTCGTATATTAGAAAAATCAATTGTACAAATTTGTTGCCATACAATTGACCAAAAGAAATAATAACCCCTACAACAAATCCTAACAACAAACTAAAAAAAGTTAATTCTAGTGTCACAAGGGTTCCTTTTAACAAATAGGGAAAAGAATTGATAATAGTCTGAATGTCTTCCAAATATCATCCTTCCTTTTTGTCTTTTAAATATAAAGGGGGTGAACCCCCCTTTGTTTTTTATAGAAATTCAGAAGCCTCACTTAAAATATTTCTCTATTAGTTCATCCATCTTTCCAGACTCTTGTAACTTTGTTATACCTTCGTTCAACATATTTAATAAATCTTTATTACCTGGTGCAACGGCCATACCATAATTTTCGTTAGTCTTAATAATTCCAACAATTTCCACAGGATCTGTCTTGGTAAATCTTTGAGCCACAGGATTATCTAATATGAGTGCGTCGAGATTTTTATTAACCAAGTCACGAACAGCAAAGTTAAATGTATCGTATCTTATTAGGTTAGCTTTTGGCAAGTAACCCGTGTCAATAAGATTTTCTGTTACCCAAAGATCACCTGTTGTACCTGTTTGAACTCCGATTTTTGGTTTCTTAAAAAGAACTGTTAGGTTAGTACCTTCTCCTTTTCTTACCATAATACTCTGATCGGCACTAAAATATGGGATTGTAAAATCCACCACTCTCTCTCTTTCTTCTGTTATCGTCATTCCAGCTACAATAATATCTATATTTCCTGTCATTAAAGAAGGTATGAGAGAGTCAAAACTAATGTCTCTTATTTCAACATCGAATCCGTAGATTTTCCCGATTTCTTTTATTAAATCAATATCAAAGCCAACGAACTTTCCGCCTTCTACGTATTCAAATGGTGGAAAAGATGCTTCTGTACCAACAACATAAGTAACTGAAAAAGCAGAAAACACAAATGAAAATAAAATTATGCATACCAAAACCATTTTTTTTACCATGCTACTACACCTCCTATCGTCTTAATAGCTTTTATATAGATGCTAGATATAAAGAGACGATTCTGTTTATTACGGCATTTTAAAAAATGAGTAAAATGCAACAACCGTAAAGTTCATTCGACACAAACATATTATACTACAATTGAGATAGTATATCAATATTTAATATTAGATCATCAACAACAAAAAACAAACCAAACGTTCAGAAAGAGGACAGATTATGAAGAGATAAAAGAAAGGTACGAAGAACTAAAAGAGTTACTGAAATAGTTTTTTAAAGACGC
Protein-coding sequences here:
- the murC gene encoding UDP-N-acetylmuramate--L-alanine ligase, whose amino-acid sequence is MKYYFSGIGGIGMSSLALYLAYKHGIKNVLGSNNEMNERVEYLIKKGIKVKLKQDSDLPDIDFLIKTTAIKDTNPELIEAKKRNITILNRMQLLNSILKEHTSIGITGTDGKTTTTAMISQIFKNAGKDPTVFLGGIHDSLEDGNFRYGNGIVIAEVDESDGFIEETETDFSIINNLRPDHLEHYDNEFEKLESSLYKFARKTKELVILNGDDIHLAKWSFNEGKVLYFGQGENADYNIKNRRQYNGYQVFELHYKNTHIGDITLNLPGLHYAYDALASAALSLEAGIDFKTIKETYMGYNSVGRRFNILYDKDNLSIIDDYAHTPDEILATIKATKENFPKRKLITIFQPHRYTRLYFHINDFIDVLKYSDEVLVYRIYSAFEEPINGVDERKVVEALNSKSTFSKYYNSEDEIISDLLQERNAVLLFVGAGDITDIAKKLSKYKKNLDIS
- a CDS encoding UDP-N-acetylglucosamine--N-acetylmuramyl-(pentapeptide) pyrophosphoryl-undecaprenol N-acetylglucosamine transferase encodes the protein MRKNEELKVVFSGGGTGGHYYPALSVIKYLDKYYNKLEVIYFTTKGRIEEKKLPTDFPKAKLVPLNTKGLERPLYNLKNINRAFEVLKDTNKVEKIIKEFKPTFGFLTGGYVTVPVGLALKKQNIPFYLHEQNSILGISNKVLARWAKKVFVSYEETKLNDKFILTGNPVRTPEREIPRTYLQNFGINDLNKRCILVFGGSLGSNEIDELMYRVYKKEKVNNYIHITKNQEKFKQFQNVFTFEYIEKLYELMAVSDGVISRAGATTLAEIQFYDLHAILIPWKGAAENHQLKNALSLQKKGKVIVFDEENLEIDDLINFLNQIQPKNEKFIYTPKINKATESIVNNILWVGCGAKGR
- a CDS encoding FtsW/RodA/SpoVE family cell cycle protein; this encodes MVIKRNLIFYLIILGITLFVGVLFIYSSLFAISDIKEINPEQKFQTYIIALILGFLGAITAFMLSDTFTKNKHIMIALFTFLNLILVIVLFTQPIAGAKRWMNIGPFQFQPSELAKLIIPAFLAFYYTQIQNKKNLLINVVFPILVCGISILLVFLEPDLSSSIILTMVTLITMFLGIRDKKVMLFFFIFTLIIISVVFIFMDDLLQTYQISRLTSSDDFQSQRSRDAITHGGLIGTGPFAGEFKYYVPESYSDFIISVIGEEWGKFGIVMVVTLFFFLSHELVYLAYLTKDHTTFIFCGATASWIFIQVVINTLVGLGVPWMPVTGVTLPLVSYGNSSMIVTLTSIGWGLGLIYHNSELTRTDEEE
- the argS gene encoding arginine--tRNA ligase; translation: MEIIDLIKEQIDATLSNIGVTELENNFTIETPPKDDLGDFSSNIAFLLTKRLRKSPQEIAQILKEELDKSPFFEKVDNVKGFLNFFVSPQIYQRICSKILSNPKTYGKFDIGKGQNIQFEFASINPTGPITVAHGRQAVMGDVLANMYEQAGYIVQREMYLNDAGRQIKLLSYSLWVRYNEILGSKYEIPEDGYRGDYLIDTAKKVLNKYGDKFKDKWDEEVEDIFRKEVLEDMLKTMLSTLEKINVNFDVVFSEQLLFKNKIVEKTLNDLKAKGYVYEKDDAVWFKVSDLIDENDKVLIRSKDSMPTYFCDDIAYHYYKYLRGFDSVIDIMGSDHHGHIPRMMASIKALGLPEDFLKIILHQFVNVKKGQEIIKMSTRSGEFFTLDDLIQNVGKDAVRYFFAMVDPDTTLNFDIDLAIKKSNENPVYYVQYAHARICSIFKEAQKRGIEYELFLGLENLKENEEKLLMRELALFTDVLTKAVIQNKPNLLTQYLERVASRFHHFYNNLSVLNAENYELIQGRLNLCQATKIVIARGLSILGVNAPESM
- a CDS encoding amino acid ABC transporter permease, whose translation is MSFVEIIQNSWVYMVEGIWVTLFLTLISVVIGFFLGVLLAVAKTYGNKFFYYISYIFIEIIRGTPLLVQLFILYYSLPVIGIRLSPLLASIIAFFLNSAAYQAEYLRGAIQSISSGQMQASLSIGMTKWQAIRLIILPQALRRFIPSWTNEFIYLLKYSSLSYIVGVPEIMAQARFVASRNFEFFQVYLFAALIYLVLVTFFGEIFRYVEKKLKIPGTLTYARNRI
- a CDS encoding amino acid ABC transporter ATP-binding protein, coding for MGEDKDIILKVEDLHKSYNNTEILKGITLEVRKGETKVIIGPSGTGKSTLLMCINRLVEPDSGRIYLDEEEILSSKNIHKIRQEIGFVFQHFNLFDHLTVLENVRIGLTKVKKIEKTQATETALKELERVGLKDKSELYPAQLSGGQKQRVAIARCLAMNPKLILFDEPTSALDPELIGEVLNVMIDLAKSGMTMVCVTHEMGFARAVADEIIFMEKGVIVEKGPPELMFKNPQKERTKEFLNKLSQLYGKEENS
- a CDS encoding amino acid ABC transporter permease, encoding MEDIQTIINSFPYLLKGTLVTLELTFFSLLLGFVVGVIISFGQLYGNKFVQLIFLIYERIFRSIPLIVMLFLIFYGLPALGIRLDPMIASIIGLGLISSAYQSQIFRGAISSISKGQLDAAYSIGMNKIQTFFYIIFPQAIRIALSGWTNEASVVLKDTSVAYALGVVELLRQGTYIISVTNRPLIVYLICGVIYFILTFSISRGLGSIEKKLIIPGFETRSV
- a CDS encoding basic amino acid ABC transporter substrate-binding protein, coding for MVKKMVLVCIILFSFVFSAFSVTYVVGTEASFPPFEYVEGGKFVGFDIDLIKEIGKIYGFDVEIRDISFDSLIPSLMTGNIDIIVAGMTITEERERVVDFTIPYFSADQSIMVRKGEGTNLTVLFKKPKIGVQTGTTGDLWVTENLIDTGYLPKANLIRYDTFNFAVRDLVNKNLDALILDNPVAQRFTKTDPVEIVGIIKTNENYGMAVAPGNKDLLNMLNEGITKLQESGKMDELIEKYFK